The Thalassotalea nanhaiensis genome has a window encoding:
- a CDS encoding thiolase C-terminal domain-containing protein → MMTRTVVICGVGMVPFKKPGQSDGYEVMGRDAAFAALQDSTLTYNDIDQAFASYVYGDSCAGQAALYGVGITGIPITNVNNNCASGSTAFSLAAQAIKYGISECVMALGFEQMTPGAIEMAFPDRTSPLQRHTDALADLVGATAEERQMPPAVMMFGCQAEIVMNEYGISEEAMAQIAIKSRVHAEHNPNAIYRTPLTTAEILEKPPIYRGLRKLFACPPSCGAASVIVCSEEFAKKHNLDIKVVLKGSGNCSDKADYFTSHPLDITFRALSKQAADLAYADAGVGPEDIDIIELHDCFTSNEILTYSALGLCQDADIEKFIMDGQNTYGGKYVVGPSGGLLAKGHPLGATGLAQITELVQQLRGQSGNRQVDGARIALQHNGGLGSAGFVNIFERL, encoded by the coding sequence ATGATGACTAGAACAGTAGTAATTTGCGGTGTTGGCATGGTGCCATTTAAAAAACCAGGACAAAGTGACGGTTATGAAGTTATGGGTCGTGATGCTGCGTTTGCCGCCTTACAAGACTCAACTCTGACCTATAACGATATTGACCAAGCATTTGCTTCTTATGTATATGGAGACAGCTGTGCCGGTCAAGCGGCTTTATATGGCGTAGGTATCACCGGGATTCCAATTACTAACGTTAATAATAACTGTGCCAGTGGCTCAACTGCATTCTCTCTTGCAGCGCAAGCCATTAAATACGGTATTAGTGAATGTGTAATGGCACTTGGTTTTGAGCAAATGACACCTGGTGCTATCGAAATGGCTTTCCCGGATAGAACCAGCCCACTGCAGCGCCATACTGATGCATTAGCTGATTTGGTAGGCGCTACTGCAGAAGAACGCCAGATGCCGCCAGCAGTAATGATGTTTGGTTGTCAGGCTGAAATTGTGATGAACGAGTATGGTATTAGCGAAGAAGCAATGGCACAAATTGCCATTAAGTCTCGTGTACATGCCGAGCACAATCCAAATGCAATCTATAGAACACCACTGACTACAGCAGAAATATTAGAGAAGCCACCAATTTATCGTGGTTTACGCAAGCTGTTTGCATGCCCACCAAGTTGTGGCGCAGCGTCAGTAATTGTTTGTAGTGAAGAGTTTGCTAAAAAGCATAATTTAGACATTAAAGTAGTGTTAAAAGGTAGCGGTAATTGCAGTGATAAAGCAGATTATTTTACTTCGCATCCATTAGACATCACGTTTAGAGCATTAAGTAAACAAGCTGCAGATTTAGCTTATGCTGATGCAGGCGTAGGGCCAGAAGATATCGATATTATCGAACTTCATGACTGCTTTACCAGTAACGAAATTCTTACCTATTCTGCCCTCGGTTTGTGCCAGGACGCTGACATAGAGAAGTTTATCATGGACGGTCAAAACACTTATGGCGGCAAATATGTTGTTGGTCCATCAGGTGGTTTATTAGCAAAAGGACATCCATTAGGCGCAACAGGTCTAGCCCAAATAACCGAGTTGGTACAACAACTGCGCGGTCAATCTGGTAATAGACAAGTTGATGGTGCTCGCATCGCTTTGCAACATAACGGTGGTTTAGGTAGTGCAGGATTCGTGAATATTTTCGAACGCCTGTAA